A genomic region of Miscanthus floridulus cultivar M001 chromosome 3, ASM1932011v1, whole genome shotgun sequence contains the following coding sequences:
- the LOC136543532 gene encoding MDIS1-interacting receptor like kinase 2-like, translating to MAPSLAPSPARVLPNGKRPQITAVTDTRDVLSLWNFDGKLVFEDITRVTENYSDRYIIGSGSFGTVYKAQLQGGRLVAVKKLHPTEEGISDEKRFLSEIEVMTKIRHRNIVKLYGFCSHPRYKFLVYDYIERGNLHIILETEDLAKELDWQKRVAIARDVAQVIYYLHHECNPPIIHRDITSNNILLNAAFKAYVSDFGIARMLKPDPSNWSKLAGTYG from the exons atggcgccgtcgctggccccctcgccggcgcgtgtgctccccaacgg GAAAAGACCACAAATTACAGCAGTTACAGATACAAGAGATGTTCTCTCGCTATGGAATTTTGATGGGAAACTAGTGTTTGAGGACATCACTAGGGTAACAGAAAATTACAGCGATAGGTACATCATTGGATCAGGGAGTTTCGGCACAGTCTACAAGGCACAGCTTCAAGGAGGGAGATTAGTTGCGGTGAAAAAGCTTCACCCAACTGAAGAAGGGATTAGTGATGAGAAGAGATTCCTTAGTGAAATTGAAGTGATGACAAAGATACGGCATAGAAACATCGTCAAGTTGTATGGATTTTGCTCCCATCCAAGGTACAAATTTTTAGTGTACGATTACATTGAGAGAGGAAACCTTCACATTATCTTGGAAACTGAGGATCTTGCAAAGGAGTTGGACTGGCAGAAGCGAGTTGCCATTGCAAGAGATGTGGCTCAAGTTATCTACTACTTGCACCATGAATGCAACCCACCAATAATCCATCGTGATATAACAAGCAACAACATCTTGCTGAATGCAGCTTTCAAGGCTTATGTTTCAGATTTTGGAATAGCAAGGATGCTCAAACCTGATCCATCCAACTGGAGCAAACTAGCTGGAACATATGGATAG